Proteins encoded within one genomic window of Rhododendron vialii isolate Sample 1 chromosome 1a, ASM3025357v1:
- the LOC131312820 gene encoding DNA-directed RNA polymerases II, IV and V subunit 8B-like, with the protein MANYLLDDVFTVQKLDPDGKKFDKVSRIEASSSDQQQFFMQLDVNTDIYKLHVGDKFNMVLAATLNLDGTPDSGYFTQAQGGRQSLADKFDYVMHGKLYKISDVSGPSGPKVEMLFSFGGLLMLLQGDSSDAKKLELDQRLFLLMKKV; encoded by the exons ATGGCTAATTATCTCTTAGATGATGTCTTCACGGTTCAGAAGCTGGACCCGGATGGTAAAAAGTTCGATAAAG TTTCTCGCATTGAAGCAAGCAGCAGCGACCAACAACAATTCTTCATGCAGCTAGATGTAAACACGGATATATATAAACTTCACGTTGGGGACAAATTTAATATGGTATTAGCAGCTACCCTAAACTTGGATGGAACACCTGACAGTGGTTATTTTACTCAGGCTCAG GGTGGAAGGCAGTCACTTGCGGACAAGTTTGATTATGTTATGCATGGAAAGCTGTATAAGATCTCAGATGTTTCAGGTCCATCAGGACCTAAAGT GGAGATGTTGTTCTCCTTTGGAGGGCTTCTGATGCTGCTTCAGGGGGACTCCAGCGATGCAAAGAAGTTGGAGCTTGACCAGAGGTTGTTTCTCCTCATGAAGAAGGTCTGA